One Pecten maximus chromosome 7, xPecMax1.1, whole genome shotgun sequence genomic window carries:
- the LOC117330486 gene encoding probable ATP-dependent RNA helicase DDX20, which yields MSGAVAHNISEKRRTNDVLISDNIDFAGLLLSHPVLQGLKSSGFERPSPIQLKAIPLGRCGLDLIVQAKSGTGKTCVFSVIALEGLQTASFALQVLVLAPTREIAIQIWDVIRGIGRNVSRLSCQTFIGGMPLQEDRQKLKKCHIAVGTPGRIKQLIENGMMTTDSIRMFILDEADKLLEEGFQEQINWIYSSLPENKQMLALSATYPEYLAQHLTAYMRNPTFLRLNISDPALLGINQYFRSVPFHPLPHKQFENKTKVVTEILSSVNFQQCLIFSNLQTRAQNMADTLTSLGWPTACIAGRLDQKDRNEAMSKLKTYKCRVLISTDLTSRGIDADKVDLVMNLDIPKDHETYLHRIGRAGRFGTFGAAVTIISQGQEELDLQSVEEKCNTHISPLPDPIPKDLPKSECRITIDDVVSSEQIKTSPKHQKTFLQRKRGNRRNKNKQSKDSSHEQKDDQTNLQEDKLVIIDEMSSDKQNDDLNTNGFDSTLTETVDSTGPDQNEAQKNKMVDKITEGFSDISFKHEVKTTALMGSDKDSETEDLNSNLFTGENCDNFTYLPSSGSDVTNSSLLPQIPSFKTSVCYRPVSNPHTYDSAKLDLEHYKNNDDKYETVDANDKQFKVKVTNNARRSVDQAVKEDLRRKVYLVLQNPKSLTVSDRVVQPDVTDSTALKPLSVLVTNGKSERQNVSDEKDISVQQRDSGLLTVCTQVKKTVIPSEQSSQGSDNVQEQIVWDSGTAGDHVPSTILRSVPKSHADRYKEKQSKVCHSKSTTKSSGTSKSSIARTTVDSHDIPVDDNPEPSQALTTAIANVMKRILSHEKCSKKQLEEKVFRFLKRSIQTEERLKNDDGEENEESDLSETDSSSDSDSSGEESDDERTQVEEEDPVDDYLEEDDCYEEYLHDKEYRNQTEWDECIEHGDDDDDEYVNYDTYGENPGVSEYTPQYSQWNAWGYPCPVSPYYYQYPVYWCYPMCYPGYPPLGYQPWGTNTQTQQYLQTVMNNQAHYIHQMLHRT from the exons ATGTCAGGGGCTGTTGCACACAATATCAGCGAGAAAAGGAGAACAAATGACGTCCTcatcagtgataacattgaTTTTGCAGGCCTGCTATTATCTCATCCGGTCCTGCAAGGATTGAAAAGTTCTGGGTTCGAAAGGCCTTCCCCTATACAATTGAAGGCAATTCCACTGGGAAGATGTGGCTTAG ACCTAATTGTCCAGGCAAAGTCAGGAACAGGGAAAACTTGTGTTTTTTCTGTTATTGCTCTTGAAGGTTTGCAAACAGCCAGCTTTGCATTACAG GTGTTGGTGCTGGCTCCAACCAGGGAGATCGCAATCCAGATCTGGGATGTGATTCGTGGAATTGGAAGGAATGTGTCGCGTCTCTCCTGTCAGACTTTCATAGGAGGCATGCCTCTTCAGGAAGACCGACAGAAGCTTAAAAAATGTCACATCGCCGTTGGAACACCAG GTCGTATCAAACAATTGATTGAAAATGGAATGATGACAACAGACAGTATAAGGATGTTTATTTTGGATGAGGCAGACAAGTTACTGGAGGAAGGTTTTCAGGAACAAATCAA TTGGATCTACTCATCCCTACCTGAGAACAAGCAGATGCTGGCCTTGTCTGCTACATATCCAGAATATTTAGCTCAACACCTGACTGCTTACATGAGGAATCCTACCTTTCTCCGTCTCAACATCTCTGATCCTGCTCTTCTTG GAATTAACCAGTATTTCCGATCCGTGCCCTTTCATCCATTGCCACACAAACAATTTGAGAACAAGACCAAGGTTGTCACAGAGATACTTTCCTCTGTGAATTTCCAGCAGTGTCTGATCTTCTCAAACTTACAAACAAG AGCACAGAACATGGCAGACACCCTGACAAGTCTAGGATGGCCAACCGCATGTATTGCTGGACGTCTGGATCAAAAGGACCGGAACGAGGCCATGAGTAAACTGAAGACCTACAAGTGCCGGGTTCTAATATCTACTGATCTG ACATCCAGAGGAATTGATGCAGACAAAGTGGATTTGGTCATGAACCTGGACATTCCCAAAGACCACGAGACATATCTCCACAGGATCGGGCGGGCAGGGAGGTTTG GAACATTCGGTGCTGCGGTTACCATCATCAGCCAAGGGCAGGAGGAGCTTGATCTTCAGTCAGTAGAGGAGAAATGTAACACTCATATCTCACCACTACCCG ATCCAATACCCAAGGATCTACCAAAGTCTGAATGTAGAATTACCATTGATGATGTGGTCTCCTCAGAACAGATCAAAACTTCACCAAAACACCAGAAGACCTTCCTTCAAAGGAAAAGGGGCAACAGacgaaacaaaaataaacaaagcaaaGATTCATCACACGAACAGAAAGACGATCAAACAAACTTACAGGAAGATAAATTAGTGATAATTGACGAGATGTCGTCAGATAAACAAAATGACGACTTGAACACAAATGGGTTTGACAGTACTCTCACAGAAACAGTGGATAGTACAGGACCTGATCAGAACGAAGCACAGAAAAACAAGATGGTTGACAAGATAACTGAGGGGTTTAGTGACATTTCCTTCAAGCATGAAGTGAAAACAACAGCTCTTATGGGCAGTGATAAAGACTCAGAAACGGAGGATCTGAATTCAAATCTCTTTACTGGTGAAAACTGTGACAATTTTACATATCTTCCATCAAGTGGAAGTGATGTAACTAATTCTAGTTTACTTCCTCAAATTCCGTCCTTTAAAActtctgtgtgttacagaccTGTCTCCAACCCTCATACCTATGACAGTGCTAAATTAGACTTGGAGCATTACAAGAATAATGATGATAAATACGAGACAGTGGATGCTAACGACAAAcaattcaaggtcaaggttactaaCAATGCTCGGCGCTCTGTTGATCAAGCAGTCAAAGAGGATTTACGACGGAAAGTATACCTTGTTCTTCAGAACCCCaaaagtttgactgtatctgaTAGAGTTGTGCAACCGGATGTGACGGACAGTACCGCATTGAAACCACTGTCAGTGTTAGTTACTAATGGAAAAAGTGAGCGACAAAATGTATCTGATGAGAAGGACATTAGTGTACAACAACGTGACAGTGGTTTGTTGACAGTATGTACTCAGGTGAAGAAAACTGTTATTCCGTCAGAACAGTCTAGCCAGGGCAGTGATAACGTCCAGGAACAAATTGTCTGGGACAGTGGTACAGCTGGGGATCATGTGCCATCTACCATCCTCAGGTCTGTACCGAAATCACATGCTGACCGATACAAGGAAAAACAATCAAAAGTCTGTCATTCTAAATCCACTACCAAAAGTTCTGGCACAAGTAAATCCTCTATTGCAAGGACAACTGTTGATTCACACGACATTCCAGTAGACGATAATCCCGAGCCCTCTCAGGCATTAACGACTGCAATTGCAAATGTTATGAAAAGGATACTGAGTCATGAAAAGTGTAGTAAAAAACAATTAGAAGAAAAGGTTTTTAGATTTTTGAAAAGATCCATACAAACTGAAGAGAGGTTGAAAAATGACGATGGAGAGGAAAATGAAGAGTCTGATCTATCAGAGACCGACTCATCGTCTGATAGTGATTCATCAGGAGAGGAATCGGACGACGAGAGGACACAGGTAGAGGAGGAAGACCCAGTAGATGATTATCTGGAAGAGGATGATTGTTACGAGGAGTATCTACACGATAAAGAATACAGAAATCAGACAGAATGGGACGAATGTATAGAACATggtgatgatgacgatgatgaatatgtaaattatgataCATATGGTGAAAATCCTGGAGTGTCAGAATATACACCACAATACTCTCAGTGGAATGCGTGGGGGTATCCCTGTCCTGTCTCGCCCTATTACTACCAATACCCTGTCTACTGGTGCTATCCGATGTGTTATCCTGGTTATCCGCCCCTCGGGTACCAGCCGTGGGGCACCAACACGCAAACTCAGCAATACCTACAGACTGTCATGAACAATCAAGCCCATTACATCCATCAAATGCTGCACAGAACATAA